Proteins encoded together in one Penicillium digitatum chromosome 1, complete sequence window:
- a CDS encoding Initiation factor eIF-4 gamma, MA3: protein MSDSDVLQSAVRVPTPPPGASYSPAAASRKRSPPSRSPSPNRRRSPPRDSLREGFDTLNVNVKHADDRERQLAERLREHEKREAARKPMTEEQKQASAKAEYEKLLNMRSGGTYIPPARLRALQAQITDKTSKEYQRMAWEALKKSINGLINKINVSNIKFIVPELFAENLVRGRGLFCRSIMKAQAASLPFTPIYAAMASIVNTKLPQVGDLLLTRLIVQFRKAFKRNDKAVCISSTTFIAHLCNQQVAHEMLAAQILLLLLHKPTDDSVEIAVGLTREVGQHLEEMNAPIALAVFDQFRNILHEADIDKRVQYMIEVLFQVRKDRYKDNPAIKEELDLVEEEDQITHRAGLDDELDTQDTLNIFKYDAEWEEHEEAYKKLKAEILGEESDEEDEGRSDESEEEESDTEEVQMDIKDQSNTDLVNLRRTIYLTIMSSIDFEECCHKLMKINLPAGLEHELPSMIIECCSQERTYSKFYGLIGERFAKINRLWSDLFEGTFAKYYDTIHRYETNKLRNIAQFFGHLISNDAIGWHVLSVVHLNEEETTSSSRIFIKILFQNLAENLGLPGLQARFRDEILRPSFEGLFPTENPRHTRFSINYFTSIGMGVLTEDMRENLKTLPRPTVPALAARAASRSPSRTPSDRSRSMCSTCTGSPHSPRSRSPSYSRSPSRDRGRSYSRSLTPSSRGQSYTPSRSRSPVRRRRGESNSRSRTPAGRSRSRSISRTPAKRSRARSRSYDSRSPSRSPYRSRRSVSRSVTPPRRGQSSPSRRNRSYSRSVSRSVTPAPRRETASRGTKRYSSESVSPPPRRRREATDSVSRSRSPTPKRRAESRGRTHSRTPPRRR from the coding sequence ATGTCCGATTCGGATGTTCTCCAGTCTGCGGTGCGCGTGCCCACGCCTCCGCCGGGCGCGTCGTACTCGCCAGCCGCAGCCTCTCGAAAACGCTCACCTCCGTCTCGTTCCCCCTCTCCTAATCGTCGCAGATCCCCTCCCCGTGACTCCCTTCGAGAAGGGTTCGATACTCTCAATGTCAACGTAAAACATGCCGACGACAGAGAACGGCAACTCGCCGAGCGTCTTCGCGAACATGAGAAGCGCGAGGCGGCGCGCAAGCCAATGACCGAGGAACAAAAGCAGGCCTCTGCAAAGGCAGAATATGAAAAGCTGCTCAACATGCGATCTGGTGGCACATACATCCCTCCGGCCCGACTCCGTGCGTTACAGGCGCAAATCACGGACAAGACGAGCAAGGAATACCAGCGCATGGCGTGGGAAGCTTTGAAAAAGTCGATTAACGGCCTTATCAACAAAATCAACGTTTCCAACATCAAGTTCATTGTTCCGGAACTCTTCGCGGAAAACCTAGTGAGAGGCCGAGGATTATTCTGTCGGTCGATTATGAAGGCGCAGGCGGCCAGTTTGCCCTTTACTCCAATCTACGCAGCGATGGCTTCAATCGTCAACACCAAGCTTCCGCAGGTTGGCGACTTGCTGCTTACACGGTTGATTGTTCAGTTCCGCAAGGCCTTCAAGCGAAATGACAAGGCAGTCTGCATTTCCTCTACAACTTTCATTGCGCACCTCTGCAATCAACAGGTGGCCCACGAGATGTTGGCAGCTCAGATCTTgttgcttcttttgcacaAGCCAACGGACGACAGCGTGGAGATTGCTGTTGGTCTAACTCGGGAAGTTGGTCAGCATCTGGAGGAGATGAACGCCCCTATCGCACTCGCCGTATTCGACCAATTCCGAAACATTCTACACGAGGCTGATATCGATAAGCGTGTGCAATATATGATCGAAGTGCTCTTCCAGGTGCGCAAGGATCGGTACAAGGATAACCCAGCAATCAAGGAGGAGTTGGACTtggtggaagaggaagatcagaTCACACACCGTGCCGGCTTGGATGACGAGCTGGACACTCAAGACACTCTCAACATCTTCAAGTATGACGCGGAGTGGGAGGAGCATGAGGAGGCCTACAAGAAGTTGAAGGCCGAGATCCTGGGCGAGGAGagtgacgaggaagatgagggcCGGTCAGATGAAagcgaagaggaagaatCCGATACGGAAGAAGTACAGATGGACATCAAGGATCAGAGTAATACTGATCTGGTCAACCTTCGACGAACAATCTATCTCACAATAATGTCCAGCATTGATTTCGAAGAATGCTGCCACAAGCTGATGAAGATCAACCTGCCGGCCGGGTTGGAGCATGAACTTCCATCCATGATCATTGAATGTTGCTCTCAGGAACGGACCTACTCCAAATTCTACGGCCTGATTGGAGAGCGATTTGCCAAGATCAACCGACTTTGGTCAGACCTGTTTGAGGGCACCTTCGCCAAGTACTACGATACCATCCATCGTTACGAAACAAACAAACTGCGCAACATCGCCCAATTCTTCGGCCACCTTATCAGCAACGACGCGATTGGTTGGCATGTCTTGTCTGTAGTTCACCTCAATGAAGAGGAAACCACATCCAGCAGCCGtatcttcatcaaaatccTATTCCAAAACCTGGCAGAAAATCTTGGTCTGCCTGGGCTGCAGGCCCGCTTCAGGGATGAAATACTGCGACCGAGCTTCGAGGGTCTCTTCCCCACGGAGAACCCACGCCACACTAGGTTCTCTATCAACTACTTCACCAGTATCGGTATGGGTGTATTGACAGAGGACATGCGTGAGAACCTTAAAACCCTTCCCCGTCCTACAGTGCCCGCGTTGGCTGCACGAGCCGCCTCTCGATCCCCCTCTCGCACCCCATCTGATCGATCCCGTTCAATGTGCTCGACATGCACTGGATCTCCTCACTCGCCCCGTTCCCGATCACCTTCATACTCCCGCTCTCCTTCTAGAGACCGCGGCCGTTCCTACTCTCGTTCTCTCACTCCCTCTTCCCGGGGCCAAAGCTACACGCCTTCACGCTCTCGGTCCCCAGTGCGTCGCCGTCGTGGCGAATCAAACAGCCGCTCCCGAACTCCCGCAGGACGATCCCGATCCCGATCCATCTCCCGCACACCGGCTAAGCGCAGCCGAGCACGTTCTCGCTCCTACGACTCGCGAAGTCCAAGTCGCAGTCCCTATCGATCTCGTCGCTCGGTTTCCCGATCTGTCACACCGCCGCGCCGAGGCCAAAGTTCCCCTAGCCGGAGAAACCGCAGCTACTCCAGATCAGTTTCCCGGTCTGTCACACCTGCGCCTCGTCGTGAGACGGCGTCCAGAGGCACAAAACGATACTCTTCGGAATCTGTGTCTCCGCCTCCCCGCCGACGACGTGAGGCTACAGACTCTGTCTCTCGCTCTCGCTCGCCTACTCCCAAGCGCCGGGCAGAATCGCGTGGTCGAACCCATTCGCGGACACCGCCCCGCCGTAGATAA
- a CDS encoding Protein phosphatase methylesterase, eukaryotic, with the protein MSASEVLQARNETTIRLYADPHNPHLHLERGIQYEKLGFPDLASADAYRALALLESVVEPDECEFHARRKIDPSQQAPQKAANESDDEDEDDNTVPITQEEYDAIIEQVYVLLVRSLVRCGCYRDAFEFGVRGLALLEKRSATASLVALNVQMDRIKQIYNSRSGSGSETENIDLDSINPSVLPAQGFARRVLYPWNEHEPDRCSPETLKMLNERLAFIAPKCEVRAVALPVLHAPADDDSSSMEVSVQLGLFAKEDIAPDEIILRESSLLTATNRLHDDLCDACNAPLPELYAAEPPVACEGGCVDIIFCSQKCHDTAQEVYHGAICGLEDGLDSIGKDVPDPKDKADYLYLLLLGRALAMSATQDKHALELSEVKYIWGDFHDFNIESVSAEAETTPTTDDTATLPFSFQLNVLQPERFLDEMGLDPYAVLYRYDTWVLNTLFAKFRGTASGRLSTWDGGPELCAVHPLWCLANHSCDPNVTWEWSSEINFRARRDDETAVWSRGLEMKELRPGGIAKDSEILNHYCDIGLPVQKRREWASGALGGTCLCDRCVWEAGEVE; encoded by the coding sequence ATGTCTGCATCAGAAGTACTCCAGGCTCGCAATGAGACAACCATCAGGCTATATGCAGACCCTCACAACCCCCACCTTCACCTTGAACGAGGCATTCAGTATGAAAAGCTAGGCTTTCCGGATCTCGCCTCTGCAGATGCATACCGTGCACTGGCATTACTAGAGTCGGTGGTGGAGCCAGATGAGTGCGAATTCCATGCCAGGCGGAAGATAGACCCTTCCCAGCAGGCACCCCAGAAAGCAGCGAATGAGTcagatgatgaagacgaagacgacaACACTGTGCCCATCACCCAAGAGGAATATGATGCTATCATTGAACAGGTGTACGTCCTTCTAGTACGCAGTCTCGTCCGCTGTGGCTGCTACCGCGATGCATTTGAATTCGGCGTGCGCGGGTTAGCCCTACTCGAAAAGAGATCTGCAACAGCATCATTAGTTGCTTTGAACGTGCAGATGGATCGCATTAAGCAAATCTACAATTCTcgctctggctctggctcaGAAACCGAAAACATCGACCTGGACTCAATCAATCCCAGTGTCCTCCCTGCACAGGGCTTCGCCCGCCGTGTCCTCTATCCCTGGAACGAACACGAGCCTGACCGATGTTCGCCAGAGACCCTTAAGATGCTCAACGAGCGACTAGCCTTCATTGCACCGAAGTGTGAGGTCCGCGCGGTGGCCTTGCCAGTGCTGCATGCCCCAGCAGACGACGACTCGTCCAGCATGGAAGTCTCGGTGCAGCTCGGCCTCTTCGCAAAGGAAGATATCGCTCCAGATGAGATTATCCTCCGCGAGTCTTCACTGCTCACAGCAACAAACCGTCTCCACGACGATCTCTGCGACGCTTGCAACGCACCGCTCCCAGAACTGTACGCCGCCGAACCCCCTGTCGCCTGCGAGGGCGGCTGCGTCGACATTATCTTCTGCAGCCAGAAATGCCACGACACGGCGCAGGAGGTGTATCACGGTGCGATCTGCGGTCTCGAGGATGGCCTCGACTCTATCGGGAAGGATGTCCCCGATCCCAAGGATAAGGCCGATTACCTGTACCTTCTTCTGCTTGGAAGAGCCCTCGCGATGTCTGCCACACAGGACAAGCACGCGCTCGAGCTATCCGAAGTGAAATACATCTGGGGCGATTTCCACGACTTTAATATTGAGTCTGTCTCTGCAGAAGCAGAGACTACACCCACCACAGACGATACCGCCACTCTGCCCTTCTCCTTCCAGCTCAATGTCCTGCAGCCGGAGCGTTTCCTCGATGAAATGGGTCTGGATCCCTATGCGGTGCTCTACCGCTACGATACTTGGGTTCTCAACACACTTTTTGCCAAGTTCCGCGGTACGGCATCGGGCCGGCTGTCGACTTGGGATGGAGGCCCGGAGCTGTGCGCTGTCCATCCGCTGTGGTGTCTTGCAAACCACTCATGTGATCcaaatgtgacctgggaatGGAGTAGCGAGATAAATTTCCGCGCGCGGAGAGACGATGAGACGGCTGTTTGGTCACGCGGACTTGAGATGAAGGAGCTCCGGCCGGGGGGTATTGCGAAGGACTCGGAGATTTTAAATCATTATTGTGATATTGGGTTGCCGGTtcagaagaggagagaatgGGCTTCTGGGGCTTTGGGGGGGACTTGTTTATGTGATAGGTGCGTTTGGGAGGCTGGGGAGGTTGAATag
- a CDS encoding WD repeat protein — protein MPIPTLSVSLRDPRKQTSNIARPATKPSTPLHTKANLSKDSARETNYKTRSPSNPLPVEGVALKDNRLTARGRTLLPQRSNASEDNGRGMGQGRIQPPSSKPKLRRDLSPSRQQEISPSKKSTQSDTASKKAGVAPSRRQSIMRPGALKMPSAKITVPSTKSLAPSISASSSRKVPESQSPAQPPTIRRPSSAKTTELLPPPRSARSLSLKQPVSASKGPPAAAKAHVRNKSQVVQNTKQAESTPAIGQRARALSNYQQPASPKKSSNPPTPTPGCESQPGNMPISSSWPDIAALQTELLQLSLFHSNSQQSHSEWNSDSETRLRKKYDSVASQYRLVLADETQRQYRLNVQALEIWLSNCHKHRGPHDFSEQIQILSQVLQDVSDMIVGQSAQFYQAVKTFEDWLDQAELIRHNRGLGCLHIDAFIDPLGQSWKELSRALNARLELCVRQLQALDILGFGQMEHLEQSALVRVARNLAELIQLMTQEIRAIQTLETEVKRNKGSPDRGMEKLVCGLY, from the exons ATGCCCATCCCAACACTTTCGGTTTCGCTGCGCGACCCCCGTAAACAA ACTTCAAATATAGCACGACCTGCTACAAAACCCTCCACTCCACTGCACACCAAGGCCAACCTAAGCAAGGACTCTGCCCGAGAGACGAATTATAAGACCCGCTCGCCATCAAATCCCTTGCCGGTCGAAGGCGTAGCTCTGAAAGACAATCGACTCACTGCTCGAGGAAGAACACTGCTCCCCCAGCGCAGTAATGCTTCTGAAGACAATGGTCGTGGAATGGGACAGGGGCGTATTCAGCCACCTAGCAGCAAGCCGAAATTACGCAGGGACCTGTCACCAAGTAGACAGCAAGAGATATCGCCGTCTAAAAAATCAACACAGTCGGACACTGCATCAAAGAAGGCCGGGGTAGCACCTAGCCGTCGTCAGAGCATCATGCGACCTGGTGCGTTGAAGATGCCTTCGGCAAAGATTACAGTCCCTTCGACAAAGAGCTTAGCGCCATCAATCTCGGCATCCTCATCCCGCAAAGTGCCCGAAAGTCAATCCCCGGCACAACCTCCTACGATCAGACGGCCCTCTTCGGCCAAGACAACAGAATTGCTACCTCCACCACGCTCCGCACGGTCCCTCTCTTTAAAGCAACCTGTCAGCGCCAGTAAAGGACCACCGGCCGCAGCCAAAGCCCATGTGCGGAACAAGAGTCAGGTGGTACAAAATACAAAACAAGCTGAATCAACCCCAGCAATCGGCCAACGTGCACGAGCACTCTCAAACTACCAGCAGCCAGCATCCCCTAAGAAAAGTTCCAACCCCCCAACGCCTACCCCTGGATGCGAATCTCAGCCTGGAAATATGCCGATCTCTTCATCATGGCCGGATATTGCAGCACTACAAACTGAACTTCTTCAGCTCAGTCTTTTCCATTCCAACTCACAGCAAAGCCATTCTGAGTGGAATTCTGATTCCGAGACACGTCTGCGCAAAAAGTACGACAGTGTTGCTAGTCAATATCGCTTGGTACTGGCAGATGAAACGCAGCGGCAGTATCGCTTGAATGTGCAGGCCCTAGAGATTTGGCTTTCTAATTGTCACAAACATCGCGGCCCACATGATTTCTCCGAGCAGATTCAAATTTTATCACAGGTTCTACAAGATGTTTCGGATATGATCGTTGGCCAGAGCGCACAGTTTTACCAGGCTGTGAAGACTTTTGAAGACTGGCTGGACCAAGCGGAGCTTATTCGTCACAACCGTGGACTAGGGTGCCTTCATATTGACGCCTTCATTGATCCCCTGGGGCAAAGCTGGAAAGAATTATCACGTGCTTTAAATGCGAGGCTGGAGCTCTGTGTACGCCAACTACAAGCTCTTGATATTCTGGGCTTCGGACAAATGGAGCATCTAGAACAGTCTGCTCTTGTCAGAGTAGCTAGGAATTTGGCTGAATTGATACAACTCATGACGCAGGAGATTCGTGCCATACAAACATTGGAGACAGAGGTG AAGCGAAATAAGGGCTCCCCGGATCGGGGCATGGAGAAGCTAGTCTGTGGTCTATATTAA
- a CDS encoding WD repeat-containing protein, protein MKNSLYDRLWRRECGEQVRRAGLRGIYGSKEWVNELDIVNELGGHTGCVNALSWSRSGRLLASGSDDRHLNIYSYQPDSSNAPFALNTTVFTGHKANIFSVKFMPHSNDGTLVTCAGDSQVRVFDIEYSTGSRNEAATSEFAASTRSRRFNEFFSSTRHLSDGNTNARLYRSHTDSVKRIVTESSPFLFLTCSEDGDVRQWDLRLPSSAYPPSRGGQGLMAYRQGLESDDSNVPPPLISYKPYRLDLNTISCSSSQPHYIALGGAHLYCFLHDRRMLGQDTSVARRRATSSATSRNDDEEMSKATRCVRRFAPGGKHHARHVDDDDGHITACKISDANPNEMVVSWSGDHIYSFDLVRSPDARETQTGNSSTFKGKNRQARRSSRSRKRKKPATPSSQESGGRHQSHRRPADPDSYRIQYENGEAENVTFPPFSDSVLDTNPENLLEQARYSVLNDAQRLSMQIAKGLVKLRKTLFSETTVREAAGSEDVGPESYSRSFSSTLEIASTFLPQMGEVMREWSYPMNPSQQTVNFQQTLRRNRQSAWRFVQAAGTLAHALADQTQVPEESSFQMIMPAPGEDNPIDPVARFGYDFLRAILLWLQGGRQRLLEGFQRCNAPRRLQGRFPIPDESAEDAIETILIPYIMELARDTPIVNVDASRFEHDSTRILFPTQRAAVTAFGNAVRLPLEDLGDSATRFDERRVSNSASQIRSLNRASAKRFWILRVGRGILMEAGNEVNYRFVNSAFGGLHTTLDDSEGASNEERIQDDIDSNMDGERTQHNELTRAGGSVSRQNDPRPESPQGDANYSANTDVNTSDDDSDGSRAEESSDDEDLDGWPTVQSSDEDGEGFDSDSNMPQRYAIRKARRDVERHAPCVPHMRSYRGHCNVKTVKDVNYFGLDDEYVVSGCDSGHIFIWNRKTANLVNILEGDSEVVNVVQGHPHEPMIAASGIDNTIKIFSPDQNAQDDARNGVNILDPDNPSNKLGQSISNIGGLESRKRVHESYRIMSQNDVDRRGGVSEAHITRSMLERLAANLRGQHGGLGVGIENIAGDGEHRTVVIDDNCSVM, encoded by the exons ATGAAAAACTCGCTCTACGATCGCCTTTGGCGCCGTGAATGCGGGGAGCAAGTGCGGCGTGCTGGGCTTCGGGGAATTTACGGCTCCAAGGAGTGGGTCAATGAACTCGACATTGTGAATGAACTAGGTGGGCATACTGGATGTGTCAATGCCCTCAG TTGGTCGAGGTCGGGTCGTCTTCTGGCGTCAGGCTCTGATGACAGGCACCTCAATATCTACTCCTACCAACCCGACTCTTCCAATGCTCCATTCGCGCTCAACACCACCGTCTTCACCGGCCACAAAGCCAACATCTTCTCCGTCAAGTTCATGCCACACTCGAATGATGGGACTCTGGTTACGTGTGCCGGCGACTCACAGGTTCGTGTCTTCGACATCGAATACTCAACCGGAAGCAGAAATGAGGCTGCAACCTCTGAATTTGCGGCCTCCACTCGGAGCCGACGCTTCAATGAGTTCTTCAGTAGTACACGGCATCTGAGTGACGGCAATACCAACGCTAGATTGTATCGAAGCCACACTGATAGCGTAAAGCGCATCGTCACCGAATCTTCCCCGTTCCTTTTTCTCACTTGCTCTGAGGATGGTGACGTCCGCCAGTGGGATCTGCGTCTACCATCTAGTGCATACCCTCCGTCACGGGGTGGCCAGGGCTTGATGGCATACCGACAAGGGTTAGAAAGTGATGACTCCAATGTTCCACCTCCCCTTATATCCTACAAGCCATACCGCCTGGACCTGAACACCATTTCCTGCTCATCAAGTCAGCCGCATTACATTGCCTTGGGTGGTGCGCACCTATACTGCTTTTTGCATGACAGACGGATGCTTGGGCAGGACACCTCTGTTGCAAGACGTAGGGCTACATCAAGCGCTACCAGTCgcaatgatgatgaggagatgAGTAAGGCGACGCGATGCGTGCGAAGATTCGCACCGGGTGGCAAGCACCATGCGAgacatgttgatgatgatgatggacACATCACTGCTTGCAAAATCAGTGACGCTAACCCCAATGAAATGGTTGTTAGCTGGTCTGGAGATCATATCTACAGTTTTGATTTAGTTCGCAGTCCAGATGCCCGGGAGACACAGACGGGGAATTCGTCGACTTTCAAGGGCAAGAATAGACAGGCTCGGCGCAGTTCACGGAGCCGGAAGCGCAAGAAGCCCGCCACGCCTTCGTCGCAGGAAAGCGGTGGGCGACATCAGTCCCATCGTCGTCCAGCAGACCCAGATTCTTACAGGATCCAGTATGAGAATGGCGAAGCAGAAAATGTTACATTCCCCCCATTCTCAGATAGTGTCCTAGATACCAACCCCGAAAATTTGCTCGAACAGGCTCGGTATTCTGTGCTGAATGATGCCCAGCGATTGAGTATGCAGATCGCGAAAGGGTTAGTAAAACTCCGAAAGACCTTGTTTTCAGAAACAACAGTCCGGGAGGCCGCAGGGTCTGAAGATGTGGGACCCGAATCGTACTCAAGGTCTTTTTCATCCACGTTGGAAATTGCGTCTACGTTTCTCCCACAGATGGGCGAGGTCATGCGCGAATGGAGCTATCCTATGAATCCATCACAGCAGACTGTTAATTTCCAGCAAACACTTCGCCGTAATCGCCAATCGGCGTGGAGATTTGTCCAAGCTGCCGGCACACTTGCTCATGCGTTGGCAGATCAAACACAAGTTCCAGAAGAGTCAAGCTTCCAGATGATCATGCCTGCGCCGGGCGAAGATAACCCCATCGACCCAGTAGCTCGTTTTGGCTATGACTTCCTCCGAGCAATTCTTCTCTGGCTACAGGGAGGCAGGCAGCGTCTTCTAGAGGGGTTCCAACGCTGCAATGCTCCTCGAAGACTACAGGGCCGATTCCCAATCCCAGATGAATCCGCAGAGGATGCTATTGAAACCATTTTGATACCCTATATTATGGAACTGGCGCGTGACACTCCGATCGTGAATGTGGATGCTTCCAGATTCGAGCATGATAGTACGCGCATACTATTCCCAACCCAGCGGGCTGCTGTGACTGCTTTTGGGAATGCTGTTAGACTGCCCTTGGAGGACCTCGGGGACTCAGCCACTCGGTTCGACGAGCGCCGTGTTTCTAATTCTGCTTCGCAAATCCGCTCTCTCAACCGCGCCTCTGCAAAGAGGTTCTGGATTTTGCGCGTAGGTAGAGGAATTTTGATGGAGGCAGGTAATGAAGTAAACTACAGATTTGTCAACAGTGCCTTCGGTGGACTTCACACCACATTGGACGATTCTGAGGGGGCTTCGAATGAAGAGAGAATCCAGGATGATATCGATTCCAACATGGACGGAGAACGAACTCAACACAATGAGCTCACCAGGGCCGGTGGTTCTGTTTCCAGGCAGAATGATCCTCGACCTGAAAGCCCCCAAGGCGATGCAAACTATTCAGCAAACACGGACGTAAATACAAGCGATGACGATAGCGATGGCAGCCGAGCAGAAGAGTCAAGCGACGATGAAGATCTTGATGGCTGGCCTACGGTTCAATCTTCGGATGAAGACGGAGAGGGTTTTGATTCTGACAGCAACATGCCTCAGAGATATGCCATCCGAAAGGCGCGACGTGATGTCGAGCGACACGCTCCATGTGTACCTCATATGCGAAGCTATCGCGGTCATTGCAACGTCAAGACCGTCAAGGATGTCAACTATTTCGGACTGGATGATGAGTACGTGGTCAGCGGTTGTGATTCTGGTCATATATTCATCTGGAACCGCAAGACGGCAAATCTGGTCAATATCCTAGAAGGTGACAGTGAAGTTGTCAACGTTGTTCAAG GCCACCCCCATGAACCCATGATCGCCGCTTCGGGAATCGATAACACCATCAAAATCTTTTCGCCAGACCAGAACGCTCAAGATGATGCCCGCAATGGTGTAAACATTCTCGACCCTGATAATCCATCCAACAAGCTTGGACAAAGCATCTCCAACATCGGCGGTCTCGAGAGCCGGAAGCGAGTTCATGAAAGCTATCGCATCATGAGCCAAAACGATGTTGACCGTCGTGGTGGCGTGAGTGAGGCACACATCACT CGGAGTATGCTCGAGCGTCTTGCTGCTAACTTGAGGGGCCAACATGGCGGCCTCGGGGTCGGAATTGAAAATATTGCTGGGGATGGTGAACATCGGACTGTAGTGATCGACGATAATTGCTCG GTTATGTAA
- a CDS encoding Dolichol phosphate-mannose biosynthesis regulatory protein Dpm2, putative: MLGQFVGSVMLLVATAIFLYYTAWTLLMPFVDPGHPLHDIFPPRVWAIRIPVILTLLGSAVVGTFIGIVMIKSNKKKAAKAKAAAKKKT, translated from the exons ATG CTGGGCCAATTCGTGGGATCCGTCATGCTTTTGGTCGCGACTGCGATCTTTCTTTACTACACTGCGTGGACCCTGTTGATG CCCTTTGTTGACCCCGGCCACCCTCTCCACGACATCTTCCCGCCCCGTGTTTGGGCCATCCGCATCCCCGTCATCCTCACACTCTTGGGTTCTGCCGTCGTAGGCACCTTCATCGGAATTGTCATGATCAAAAGcaacaagaagaaggcagCAAAGGCCAAGGCTGCGGCTAAGAAGAAGACCTAA